The Lycium barbarum isolate Lr01 chromosome 10, ASM1917538v2, whole genome shotgun sequence genome includes a region encoding these proteins:
- the LOC132613396 gene encoding 15-cis-phytoene desaturase, chloroplastic/chromoplastic-like, with product MAFLNGSPPERLCMPIVEHIESKGVQVRLNSRIKKIELNEDGSVKCFILNDGSTIVGDAFVFATPLDIFKLLLPEDWKEIPYFKKLEKLVGVPVINVHIWLVVKCLLARHNGQNYVFALLTGYRDPPAGVSDKSPALVICSILRLRGQESISTFKGGLLASRGIPWCPDDARNPHTQSSGANDDGTHVSNTQRNV from the exons ATGGCCTTTTTAAATGGTAGTCCTCCTGAGAGACTTTGCATGCCGATTGTTGAACATATTGAGTCAAAAGGTGTCCAAGTCAGACTGAACTCACGAATAAAAAAGATTGAGCTGAATGAGGATGGAAGTGTCAAGTGTTTTATACTGAATGATGGTAGTACAATTGTGGGAGATGCTTTCGTGTTTGCCACTCCAT TGGATATTTTCAAGCTTCTTTTGCCTGAAGACTGGAAAGAGATTCCATATTTCAAGAAGTTGGAGAAGTTAGTCGGAGTACCTGTGATAAATGTCCATATATGGTTAGTGGTGAAATGTTTACTT GCACGTCATAATGGTCAAAACTATGTGTTTGCCCTTCTAACTGGCTATCGCGATCCTCCTGCTGGTGTTTCG GATAAGTCTCCAGCCCTTGTGATATGTTCGATACTGCGGCTGAGAGGGCAGG AATCAATATCAACTTTCAAAGGCGGATTACTTGCTTCGAGGGGGATTCCCTGGTGTCCTGATGATGCTCGTAACCCCCATACTCAATCTAGTGGTGCGAATGATGATGGGACTCACGTGTCAAACACACAAAGGAATGTTTGA